The DNA sequence AAGAATAATTTTCAGAGGCAATCATTTTTAAATGAGAACGCTGACTCTTAAGCTCATCGATGATTCTTTCCCCTATGGAAGGGAAGGCGTTTAAAAGATGATCGAGCGCTGCCAAATATGCTGTTGACGCTAAACTCTGTCCTTTTTTCCCCGAAGCATTTTCTAAAAACTTATGCAACAATGAAACCACGGGTAACCACCTTGATAAATATTTGTACTATTGCGAACTTTCTATATTTCTCAAAAACTTTGTAGCAAGAACTTCTATAGATTAAACCTTGATAGAGAGAACCCCTAAGTTCAGAAAAAACCAGCCTATATTTCAAAATGAAAAATGTCAATCGGCTCATTAACCGAAAAACTAAAAGTTGTTTTCAATATATTGTTTTCAAAGTACAAAAATTTAAGAGTCTTTCTTTTTAAGCTAAAATACCCATGACCCTCTATTTAGGATTCAATCAAAAAACGGCTCGCTCATACCGAGCTCACCATCTTCCTATTTTAACTCTTTGCCCTTATGCAAAAAGCGTTCCACAAAATAAACGAGCTCTTCATTTCCTTCCACAAGCAACACATATAATTCTCACTAGCCCCTCATCAGCCCAACTCTTCCTTTCTAGAATGACTCAACTTGCTCATAAAGATACACTTATTAAAACAAAAGAGTATCTTTGCTTAGGAGTAGCTACTAAGGAAAGACTCCTCTCCCTGCTGCCAAAAGCCTCATATAACGTAGCAACTCAGGAAATTGCTGAGGGTTTCTTACCTCTGCTAGAGGTTCTTCCCCCTACATCGCGGATTCTCTATCCACATTCGGCACTTGCGAGGCCTGTTATCAAAAATTTTCTTTATAAAAAATTTACTTTCTTTTCTTATTCTCACTACACAGTAAGGCCTAGAAAATTTAAAAAAACTTTTTTTTCTTCATATAAAAAAATTATCTTTACAAGTCCTTCGACTGTAAGAGCCTTTGCTAAAATCTTCCCAGAATTTCCTGAAAAAATCTATTGGTGCCAGGGACCTATTACTTTCCAAGAATTTCAAAAATTTTCCCACCTTCCCGCAACTCTTTTAGTGAAAGCATCTTCGTGACAGAAAACTTTATTACACTTAGAATGGTTTTTCGCACAAAAACTTTAACTCCTATAGTTTATGGCTACTCCAGTTACTCGTAATCATACTTCAGCAACACCTTCTTTATTTGCACCAGCAACACCGGCTCGCTATAATCTAAAACTTGCTTTTCTATCGATGCTAGGAATTATCTTGAGTTGGCTTGCTGTAGTCACGACTGCCTTAGCCATGGGGTTGTGTGTCCATCCTTTATATTTTCTTATTTTTCTAGCTTTAGTTCCCCTTTGCATCATCTCCCGCTATATCTCTTCTCATTATTTACGCAATGTCTTTATAGCTATAGCGGTTGTTCCAAGCCAATCTGTATTAAAAAAGGTTGGTTCCACTATTCCAGATTTTCCACACGACTAAATAAAAAACTGTTAAAATTACAGAAAACGTTTAAAAAAATAAAATATTTTTATGTCAGGCCCCTCACCTGTAGAGAAGCCACTAGCTTCTGTAACCTCTTATCTTCCTAAAGATGAAGAGATAGCTCCTAAAAAGCGTTTTACTGCTTTAAAAATTTCTACTCTTGTCATCCTTACCTCTTTAGTTTTAGGAACCTTAGCATCTGGAATTGCTCTAACTGTAGTCTTAGCAAATCCTATATTTTTAGCTCTCTTAATTGCAACAGTACTCTTTTCTGTCGTTACCTTTCTAGTCTATCACCAAATGACATCAAAGGTCTCCCCAGACTGGCGTCAACCTCTAAAACAAAATTTCGAGCCCCTATCGGAGGGATGGCAAGAAAATAATGTAAACTGTTACTCAAAACATATGTTTTTCTATTACAATCGTTTGAACCCTAAATTCAAACTAGCAATACAAAGGGATGTATCTCAGGCTTTTCAACCAGTCTTCTTAACTGGTCTTAAAGTCATTCCAAAAGGCCAATCTACAGGAATTATCTTTAATCCAGTAGCCTCAACTTCAGGCTCGCAAGTGAGTAACAATGCAACGAATCTTTCTACTGTATTGTATTCTAATTTAAACAATAAAACTCCCTGGGAAGCTGGCAAGCATAGAGAAGGGGACTCCTCGCAGGAAGAGGTCCCCTTTCTTCTTACTGAGACCCGAATTACACAACTTCCAAAAAATTCCCTGAATCAAACTATCGATCGTAATTTAACTGGAAAAGAAAAAGAGAGCATTCTTCCTACTTTCTTAGGGCATGTACGCGGTCCTACATGTGATGAATTCCCTGAAGAAAAAGACGTGCAAGAATATTATAACCGTGCTTTACTTACTTATGAACACTGTCTTACAGCAGCCATAGAAAATCATGCAGCCATTGCTGCTCTCCCTCTCTTTACTTCCGTCTATGAGGTCCCTTCAGAAGAAACTCTTCCCCGAAAAGGATTTGTTTATAACCCAAGAAAACAAATGCCTGCTCTTTGTAAACGTGCCCTACTGGATGCAATTCAAAATATGGCTCTACGTTATCCTCAAAAATCTTTATTAGTTGTACTTCAGGATCCCTTTAACAATATAGAATGACAATGAAGCTCTGTAGAACAATTCAACATTCTCTTCGCAATAATTCAAAAATTACAGTCCAACCTTTGCTAGGATCCAAGAAAGTATATTTTTCAAAAAAATCTTAAAAGATTCTTTCAAAAATATTTTGATTAAAACATTGTCAAAGTCTCTAGTCATTCACTCTAAAAAACGGTTTTTGCTTTTCCACAAAATTACAAGAATGTTTTCTAGAAAAAAACGTTCTTTACTTCTTGCTTAAAAAGAAGTAAACTAGCTTTTTTCTTCACATGTATCGCATTCCTAAACTCCAGTGATTTTTGGCTTTCATTTAGGAAACTTAAGCAAGGAATAATTTTCATGCATGACGCACTTCTAAGCATTTTAGCCATTCAAGAGCTTGATATTAAAATGATTCGCCTTATGCGCGTAAAGAAA is a window from the Chlamydia serpentis genome containing:
- a CDS encoding uroporphyrinogen-III synthase; amino-acid sequence: MTLYLGFNQKTARSYRAHHLPILTLCPYAKSVPQNKRALHFLPQATHIILTSPSSAQLFLSRMTQLAHKDTLIKTKEYLCLGVATKERLLSLLPKASYNVATQEIAEGFLPLLEVLPPTSRILYPHSALARPVIKNFLYKKFTFFSYSHYTVRPRKFKKTFFSSYKKIIFTSPSTVRAFAKIFPEFPEKIYWCQGPITFQEFQKFSHLPATLLVKASS